One part of the Nostoc sp. PCC 7120 = FACHB-418 genome encodes these proteins:
- a CDS encoding SDR family oxidoreductase yields the protein MSFTNKTIVLTGASAGIGRMLAISLSQQDANLVLAARNQEALEQTMTACTNYPGKVIAVHTDVTQAEACQQLIERAIATFGQIDILINNAGIGMLTRFDEVTDISIFEQVMQANYLGAVYCTHYALPYLKASQGQLVAISSICGKTGVPTRTGYVASKHAMQGFFDTLRIELHSTGVDVLVVSPGFVATDIRQRALGADGKPLGKSPRDETQGNMSVDECVRQIIWAMERRKREHIMTLKGKVIPWAKLILPGFVDRIVAATIRKTTST from the coding sequence ATGAGCTTTACGAATAAAACCATTGTTCTCACAGGTGCATCGGCGGGAATTGGCCGAATGTTGGCAATTTCGTTGTCCCAACAGGATGCAAATTTAGTCTTGGCTGCTCGCAATCAAGAAGCATTAGAACAGACCATGACTGCTTGCACAAACTATCCAGGGAAAGTGATTGCAGTACATACAGATGTAACTCAAGCAGAAGCTTGCCAACAGTTGATAGAAAGAGCGATCGCCACATTTGGGCAAATTGATATCTTAATCAATAATGCCGGCATTGGAATGCTCACCCGCTTTGATGAGGTGACAGATATCTCTATTTTTGAGCAGGTAATGCAAGCTAACTATCTGGGTGCTGTTTATTGTACCCATTATGCCCTACCTTACCTGAAAGCAAGCCAAGGACAATTAGTGGCTATTTCTTCAATTTGTGGCAAAACAGGTGTACCCACTCGTACAGGTTACGTTGCCAGTAAACACGCTATGCAAGGCTTTTTTGATACGTTGCGGATTGAATTGCATTCAACAGGAGTGGATGTATTGGTTGTCTCACCAGGGTTTGTGGCAACTGATATCCGACAACGAGCCTTGGGAGCAGATGGAAAACCACTAGGCAAAAGTCCCCGTGATGAAACTCAAGGCAATATGTCAGTAGACGAGTGTGTGCGTCAAATTATCTGGGCAATGGAGCGGCGTAAACGAGAACACATTATGACGTTGAAAGGAAAGGTAATCCCTTGGGCAAAGCTGATTTTACCAGGGTTTGTTGATCGTATTGTTGCTGCCACCATTCGCAAGACAACTTCCACCTGA
- a CDS encoding 50S ribosomal protein L11 methyltransferase, translated as MSWMELSLDTTHEGVDWVCTLVAQTIDIQDVYITEYAEINQAESVADNASHPSWAFTINLYLACDAYLRTRIDKILHLLSPLERTGIATAIQTNIVEDKLTNANILKPVIHRIGKRFVVLPPDVPYQLETPDQVSLRLNKSFSFGSGFHPATILSLKLIEKYVLPGMNTLDLGSGSGILSVAMAKLGATVLALDNDSLAVQATQDAVLCNDVEQQVTVMAGSLGSGSDLGHWMNQETIDYVPTIKPTKNFDLIVANILARVHVALAHDFQNALRQTDAHQGLLIASGFTVDHEENVTTAFTQAGLELVDCERLHEWVAFAYRLV; from the coding sequence ATGTCGTGGATGGAATTGAGCCTAGATACAACACATGAAGGAGTTGACTGGGTTTGTACGCTAGTGGCTCAAACTATTGATATTCAAGATGTTTACATCACGGAATATGCTGAAATTAACCAAGCGGAATCAGTCGCAGACAATGCTAGCCATCCTAGTTGGGCGTTTACGATTAACTTATACTTAGCTTGTGATGCCTATTTACGGACACGTATAGACAAAATTTTGCATCTGCTTTCCCCCTTAGAGCGTACTGGAATCGCTACAGCAATTCAAACCAATATAGTTGAGGATAAACTCACTAACGCAAATATACTCAAACCCGTCATTCATCGCATTGGCAAACGCTTTGTTGTGCTGCCTCCTGATGTACCCTACCAATTAGAAACACCAGACCAAGTAAGTTTGAGACTAAATAAAAGCTTCTCCTTTGGTAGCGGGTTTCATCCAGCCACGATTCTTAGTCTCAAATTAATTGAGAAATATGTCCTTCCTGGGATGAATACTCTGGATTTGGGTTCAGGTTCAGGTATTCTGAGTGTGGCAATGGCAAAATTGGGTGCAACTGTTTTAGCGCTAGATAACGATAGTCTTGCTGTGCAAGCAACTCAGGATGCTGTCCTGTGTAATGACGTTGAGCAGCAAGTAACAGTCATGGCCGGGAGTCTAGGATCTGGTAGTGATTTGGGACATTGGATGAACCAGGAAACTATAGATTATGTACCAACAATTAAGCCGACAAAAAACTTTGACCTCATAGTTGCAAATATTCTGGCGCGAGTCCATGTTGCTCTGGCTCATGATTTCCAGAATGCTTTACGTCAAACAGATGCACATCAAGGACTATTGATTGCATCCGGCTTTACCGTCGATCATGAAGAAAATGTGACTACAGCTTTCACCCAAGCAGGCTTAGAGTTAGTTGATTGTGAGCGATTACATGAGTGGGTGGCATTTGCCTATCGCTTGGTGTAG
- a CDS encoding SDR family NAD(P)-dependent oxidoreductase produces the protein MSFIDEINHANVLIVGASQGIGLGFVKKLLQDDRIAKIYATYRQKDSAFELITLENAYSQRLTCLSLDITDELQIAEILQQINIETNRLHLVINCVGILHEGDFQPEKSLRQLNSENLLRYFQINSIGAVLLAKHLLPFFRHNEPSVFASISAKLGSIGDNQLGGWYGYRASKAALNMFMRTVAVEYGRSCPKTTVVTLHPGTTDTRLSRPFQKNVAAEKLFSIERTVDQLLAVIAHLREGDSGKFFSWDGSQLPW, from the coding sequence ATGTCTTTTATTGATGAAATTAATCATGCCAATGTCCTGATTGTAGGAGCTAGCCAAGGCATTGGCTTAGGCTTTGTCAAAAAATTGCTACAAGATGACAGAATTGCCAAAATTTATGCCACCTATCGCCAAAAAGACTCAGCATTTGAGTTAATTACACTAGAAAACGCATATTCCCAACGATTAACTTGTCTATCATTGGATATTACTGATGAGTTACAGATAGCTGAAATCTTGCAACAAATAAATATTGAAACTAATAGATTGCATTTGGTAATTAACTGTGTAGGAATACTACATGAAGGAGATTTCCAACCTGAAAAAAGTTTGAGACAACTTAATTCAGAAAATTTACTCCGTTACTTTCAAATTAACAGCATCGGTGCTGTTCTCCTAGCAAAACATCTTTTACCTTTCTTCCGACATAATGAGCCTAGTGTTTTTGCTAGTATTTCCGCTAAATTGGGCAGCATCGGTGATAATCAACTTGGTGGCTGGTACGGCTATCGCGCTTCTAAAGCGGCACTCAATATGTTCATGCGAACTGTAGCCGTTGAGTATGGCAGAAGTTGCCCTAAAACTACAGTAGTAACTTTACATCCAGGGACAACCGATACACGTCTTTCTCGACCCTTTCAGAAAAATGTAGCCGCCGAAAAACTATTTTCCATTGAACGCACTGTTGACCAATTATTAGCTGTGATTGCACACCTTCGGGAAGGTGATAGTGGAAAATTTTTCTCTTGGGATGGAAGTCAACTGCCTTGGTAA
- a CDS encoding helix-turn-helix domain-containing protein: MGMIRLKIREYAAQRGWTLKEVSDRSGVVYSTLRTYARSPGLATVDFTAIQKLARTFEVMIEELVEVVQE, translated from the coding sequence ATGGGAATGATTCGCCTCAAGATTCGAGAGTATGCAGCCCAGAGAGGTTGGACGTTGAAAGAAGTATCTGACCGTTCTGGTGTAGTTTACAGCACTCTGAGAACCTATGCGCGATCGCCTGGACTGGCGACTGTAGACTTTACCGCTATTCAGAAATTAGCCCGTACTTTCGAGGTGATGATTGAAGAGTTAGTCGAGGTAGTGCAGGAATAG
- a CDS encoding hydrogenase maturation protease has translation MLTIIGCGNLNRSDDAVGVIIAQRLQKYLAENPHPHVQVYDCGTAGMEVMFQARGSKQLVIIDASSTGSEPGAVFKVPGEELAALPEPSYNLHDFRWDHALAAGRKIFPDDFPQDVTVYLIEAANLDFGLELSPVVQQSADLVVEKIVEIIRN, from the coding sequence ATGCTGACTATTATCGGTTGCGGAAATCTCAATCGCAGTGACGATGCTGTAGGCGTAATCATCGCTCAACGCTTACAAAAATATCTAGCCGAAAATCCTCATCCCCATGTGCAGGTATATGACTGTGGAACCGCAGGGATGGAAGTTATGTTTCAAGCTAGAGGTAGCAAACAATTAGTAATTATTGATGCGAGTTCCACTGGTTCGGAACCCGGCGCAGTATTTAAAGTCCCTGGTGAAGAATTAGCAGCTTTACCCGAACCTAGTTATAACTTACATGATTTTCGTTGGGATCATGCTTTAGCCGCCGGGAGAAAAATCTTTCCAGATGATTTTCCGCAAGACGTAACAGTTTATTTAATTGAGGCGGCGAATCTTGATTTTGGACTAGAGTTAAGTCCTGTTGTTCAACAATCTGCTGATTTGGTTGTTGAAAAAATTGTGGAAATAATTCGTAATTAG
- a CDS encoding nitroreductase family protein, protein MPQSDIFGKAYHEATKHSYLSVQLDPNYINAATQPSAFKFYPKFYRRVKLNLDNPIHSFIWLTSAVTFEKVYNNVAYKLRVNPSAGALYPTEVYVQIRGMPEIVDGIYHLEVENNCLTLIYELIDDGLESYVIPTKCITGFIFLISSVYYRSSWKYKQRSLRYCLLDSGHHLGAVAASAYLHNRNIQLIFDFDKLTLNTDLGFENKEFITGCAISGEIHEKQVRKLRLKVPFVCGTDYFEANQFIEDSYQATSVQPSRQQQFKQPCFNFEQEKFYQTVCNRRSVRRFRKEFISQEHYLYVLQLLEQPIPTESGEEIETYSVIHRVEGMTSGLYRGVNLVKAGDFSEHTGYLCVNQALARDCAVILFFVSEYTSYQTAMQIAGFLGQRIYLGSNYLGIQCSGIGAFYDDETQEFLETHKDVLYATAIGT, encoded by the coding sequence ATGCCACAAAGTGATATTTTCGGTAAAGCCTACCATGAGGCTACTAAGCATTCTTACTTGTCGGTGCAGCTTGATCCAAATTATATTAATGCTGCAACTCAACCATCGGCATTTAAATTTTATCCAAAGTTTTATCGTCGAGTGAAATTAAATCTCGATAATCCAATTCACTCTTTTATCTGGTTAACCAGTGCTGTCACCTTTGAAAAGGTATATAACAATGTGGCCTACAAACTCAGGGTCAATCCTTCAGCAGGCGCACTGTATCCCACTGAAGTCTATGTACAGATTCGAGGAATGCCAGAAATAGTAGATGGGATATATCATTTAGAAGTTGAGAATAATTGTCTAACACTCATCTACGAATTAATTGATGATGGCTTAGAGAGTTATGTTATACCAACAAAATGTATCACTGGATTCATTTTTTTAATTAGTTCTGTTTATTATAGGTCTAGCTGGAAATATAAACAAAGGAGCTTGAGATATTGCTTATTAGATAGCGGACACCACTTAGGTGCTGTCGCGGCTTCAGCATATCTCCATAACCGCAATATTCAGCTAATTTTTGATTTTGATAAACTCACTCTCAATACAGATTTAGGGTTTGAGAATAAAGAGTTTATTACTGGTTGTGCGATATCTGGCGAAATACACGAGAAGCAAGTTAGAAAATTAAGGCTGAAAGTTCCTTTTGTTTGTGGCACAGATTACTTTGAGGCTAATCAATTTATTGAAGATAGCTATCAAGCAACCTCTGTGCAACCAAGTCGCCAGCAACAATTCAAACAACCTTGCTTTAATTTTGAGCAGGAGAAATTCTACCAAACTGTCTGTAATAGACGTTCGGTTAGACGTTTCCGGAAAGAGTTCATTTCGCAAGAACATTACTTATATGTCTTGCAACTACTAGAGCAGCCAATCCCAACAGAAAGCGGTGAGGAGATAGAAACCTACTCGGTGATACATCGAGTCGAGGGGATGACATCAGGGTTATATAGAGGCGTGAATTTGGTTAAAGCAGGTGACTTTAGTGAACACACGGGTTACTTGTGTGTGAATCAAGCTCTTGCCAGAGATTGTGCTGTGATTTTGTTTTTTGTGTCCGAATATACCAGTTATCAAACTGCTATGCAAATAGCTGGTTTTTTAGGACAAAGAATTTATTTGGGTAGTAATTATCTAGGCATTCAATGTAGCGGTATTGGTGCTTTTTATGATGATGAAACCCAGGAATTCTTAGAAACACATAAAGATGTACTTTATGCAACGGCAATTGGAACCTGA
- a CDS encoding ankyrin repeat domain-containing protein yields MMNRKSHFNLSQTTQEWLIGKGYNPEDLEQPGENGDSALMKATREGVDAVVKELIDLGVDINARNNDNNNALWFACFGNHYDLIHLLLAAKINIDNQNDNGATVLMYAASAGKTEVVKLLLQYHPNLYLRNLDDFQAIDFASNVEVLRLLKNATK; encoded by the coding sequence ATGATGAACCGGAAAAGTCATTTCAATTTGAGTCAAACCACTCAAGAATGGTTGATAGGAAAAGGCTACAATCCTGAAGACTTAGAACAACCTGGGGAAAATGGCGATAGTGCTTTGATGAAAGCTACACGAGAAGGGGTTGATGCCGTCGTCAAAGAACTAATTGATTTAGGTGTAGATATCAATGCTAGAAACAACGACAATAATAATGCTTTGTGGTTTGCTTGTTTTGGCAATCATTATGACTTAATTCATCTGCTACTGGCTGCAAAAATTAATATCGATAACCAAAATGATAACGGTGCTACTGTTTTAATGTATGCTGCATCAGCAGGTAAGACAGAAGTAGTGAAGTTGCTCCTACAATACCATCCTAACTTATATTTAAGAAATTTGGATGATTTTCAGGCTATAGATTTCGCTAGCAATGTAGAAGTTTTAAGGTTACTGAAAAATGCCACAAAGTGA
- a CDS encoding CBS domain-containing protein yields the protein MRAKQIMTQDVATIRGSASVAEAVRLMRLKGLRALIVEPRHSADAYGIVTVADIAGKVIAYGKDSENVRVYEIMSKPCITVDPDLDVEYVARLLSTTNLWCAPVIKGELLGVISITDIVSKGDCIPKPKLTFLRKELHKAISDARGISANYGSDSKRAIEAWDLVDELEVEACFYGLPKPDKSARELFADKPELVTV from the coding sequence ATGAGAGCTAAACAAATTATGACTCAAGACGTAGCTACTATTCGCGGTTCTGCGAGTGTAGCAGAAGCAGTCAGACTTATGAGGCTCAAAGGACTGCGTGCTTTGATTGTCGAACCTCGTCATAGTGCTGATGCTTACGGTATCGTCACTGTGGCTGATATTGCAGGTAAGGTTATTGCTTATGGAAAAGACTCAGAAAATGTCCGTGTCTATGAAATTATGAGCAAACCCTGCATCACCGTCGATCCTGATCTTGATGTAGAGTATGTGGCTCGTTTATTGTCAACTACAAATCTGTGGTGTGCGCCTGTAATTAAAGGTGAATTACTTGGCGTAATTTCGATTACAGATATTGTCAGCAAAGGCGACTGTATTCCTAAACCAAAATTAACTTTCTTACGCAAAGAACTACACAAAGCTATCTCCGATGCGCGAGGAATTTCTGCTAACTATGGCTCAGATTCTAAACGAGCTATTGAAGCTTGGGATTTAGTAGATGAACTGGAAGTAGAAGCCTGCTTTTATGGCTTACCAAAACCAGACAAATCTGCTAGAGAACTATTTGCTGATAAACCAGAGCTAGTTACAGTTTAG
- a CDS encoding TOBE domain-containing protein — protein sequence MEVSARNFLKTTVKKVVPGTVNTEVTLELAPGVEIVSIITKSSADKLQLAEGKQAYALIKSSDVIVAVD from the coding sequence ATGGAAGTTAGCGCACGTAATTTTCTGAAAACAACTGTTAAAAAAGTTGTGCCTGGTACAGTTAACACCGAAGTAACATTAGAACTAGCTCCTGGAGTAGAGATAGTTTCGATCATCACCAAATCATCAGCAGATAAACTCCAACTGGCTGAGGGTAAGCAAGCATACGCTTTAATTAAATCCTCAGATGTGATAGTTGCTGTTGATTAA
- a CDS encoding FeoA family protein codes for MKDIFHPDFLYKSILNLLTPMFTPFTVNGSSLQLLKVGDRGIVKFCNIQDKNILKKLKSLGLNTGVTITIEQEFPSLIIQVGSILLEIDKELARNIYVRVINN; via the coding sequence ATGAAGGATATTTTTCATCCTGATTTCTTATATAAATCTATTCTGAATTTATTAACACCAATGTTTACTCCATTTACTGTAAATGGCAGTTCTTTGCAATTGCTAAAAGTTGGCGATCGCGGAATAGTCAAGTTCTGCAATATTCAAGATAAAAATATTCTCAAAAAACTCAAGTCTCTGGGCTTAAATACCGGAGTCACTATCACCATAGAGCAAGAATTCCCTTCTTTAATTATTCAAGTAGGAAGCATTCTCTTAGAAATAGATAAAGAACTTGCTCGTAACATCTACGTTCGTGTAATTAATAATTGA
- a CDS encoding 2Fe-2S iron-sulfur cluster-binding protein, whose amino-acid sequence MASYQVRLINKKQDIDTTIEIDEETTILDGAEENGIELPFSCHSGSCSSCVGKVVEGEVDQSDQIFLDDEQMGKGFALLCVTYPRSNCTIKTHQEPYLA is encoded by the coding sequence ATGGCTAGCTACCAAGTTAGATTGATCAACAAGAAACAAGACATCGATACTACCATCGAGATTGATGAAGAAACCACAATTTTAGATGGCGCAGAAGAAAATGGTATTGAATTACCTTTCTCTTGCCATTCTGGTTCTTGTTCTAGCTGTGTAGGCAAAGTTGTTGAAGGTGAAGTTGACCAATCTGATCAAATCTTCTTAGATGATGAACAGATGGGTAAAGGCTTCGCTCTACTTTGTGTTACTTACCCTCGTTCCAACTGCACAATTAAGACCCACCAAGAACCGTACCTTGCTTAA
- a CDS encoding HesB/IscA family protein has protein sequence MTVTLTEKAEFRLRAFLRGSAKDANETTKGIRVSVKDGGCSGYEYLMDVTSQPQPDDLVTQQGSVLVYVDAKSAPLLEGIVIDFVEGLVESGFKFTNPNATSTCGCGKSFKVGDCSPEGVPCS, from the coding sequence ATGACTGTTACTTTAACAGAAAAAGCTGAATTTCGTCTGCGAGCCTTTCTTCGAGGTTCTGCTAAAGACGCTAACGAAACCACAAAAGGTATTCGCGTCTCTGTCAAAGATGGTGGTTGCAGTGGCTATGAGTATCTGATGGATGTCACCAGTCAGCCACAACCAGATGATTTAGTAACTCAACAAGGTAGTGTGTTGGTTTACGTCGATGCGAAAAGCGCACCTTTGTTAGAAGGAATAGTCATTGACTTTGTTGAAGGTCTTGTCGAAAGTGGCTTTAAGTTCACTAATCCCAACGCTACTAGTACTTGCGGTTGTGGAAAGTCTTTCAAGGTGGGTGACTGTTCACCCGAAGGTGTACCTTGCAGCTAA
- a CDS encoding HesA/MoeB/ThiF family protein: MINLTPTELERYSRQMMLPNFGEAAQKRLKSATVLVTGVGGLGGTAALYLAVAGVGRLILVRGGDLRLDDMNRQVLMTDDWVGKPRVFKAKETLQAINPDIQIETIHDYITSENVDSLVQSADMALDCAHNFTERDLLNSACVRWRKPMVEAAMDGMEAYLTTIIPGVTPCLSCIFPEKPDWDRRGFSVLGAVSGTLACLTALEAIKLITGFSQPLLSQLLTIDLNRMEFAKRRLYRDRSCPVCGNDAPWRYAQSNSMETSSNCTHS, encoded by the coding sequence GTGATCAACCTAACGCCTACCGAGTTAGAACGTTATAGCCGCCAAATGATGCTTCCTAATTTTGGCGAAGCGGCTCAAAAACGTCTGAAGTCAGCGACGGTTTTAGTGACAGGTGTGGGGGGATTAGGCGGTACGGCGGCGCTTTACTTAGCAGTAGCGGGCGTTGGGCGACTAATCCTCGTCCGGGGCGGTGATTTGCGACTGGATGATATGAATCGTCAGGTTCTGATGACGGATGATTGGGTTGGTAAACCAAGGGTATTCAAAGCCAAAGAAACCCTACAAGCAATTAATCCTGATATCCAGATAGAAACAATTCACGACTATATCACCTCGGAAAACGTAGATTCATTGGTACAGTCTGCTGATATGGCGCTGGACTGCGCGCACAATTTTACTGAGCGTGATTTGTTGAACTCAGCTTGTGTGCGCTGGCGTAAGCCAATGGTGGAAGCAGCGATGGACGGGATGGAAGCTTATCTGACGACAATTATCCCTGGTGTGACTCCTTGTTTGTCCTGCATATTCCCCGAAAAACCAGACTGGGATCGCCGTGGCTTTTCTGTTTTGGGCGCTGTCTCTGGGACACTAGCTTGTCTAACAGCCCTGGAAGCAATTAAGTTGATCACTGGTTTTAGTCAGCCGCTATTGTCACAATTACTCACCATAGACTTGAATCGGATGGAATTTGCCAAGCGGCGTTTGTACCGCGATCGCTCTTGTCCAGTGTGCGGTAATGATGCGCCTTGGAGATATGCACAATCCAATTCAATGGAAACCAGCAGTAATTGCACACATAGTTGA
- the nifW gene encoding nitrogenase-stabilizing/protective protein NifW — translation MTKSLEEFKKLVDAEEYFKFFELDYDAKIVNVNRLHILKKFSQLISEIDTNYPDISAEEKLNQYSLALQSAYQVFLGSSPQEQKLFKVFKDKPKNVITLTELSSD, via the coding sequence ATGACTAAGAGCCTAGAAGAATTTAAAAAGCTCGTAGATGCAGAAGAATATTTTAAGTTCTTTGAGCTAGATTACGATGCGAAAATTGTCAATGTTAATCGTTTGCATATTTTGAAAAAGTTCTCACAATTAATCAGTGAGATTGATACTAATTATCCAGACATAAGTGCAGAAGAAAAGTTAAATCAATATTCATTAGCTTTGCAATCAGCTTATCAAGTCTTTCTCGGCTCATCTCCACAAGAACAAAAGTTGTTCAAGGTGTTTAAGGATAAGCCAAAAAATGTAATCACGCTGACAGAACTATCGTCTGATTAG
- a CDS encoding CCE_0567 family metalloprotein: MQVEETSIEEIQTKIKRLNSKAGQMKMDLHDLAEGLPTDYTQLMDVAAATYEIYRQLDELKQELKKLENAK, from the coding sequence ATGCAAGTAGAAGAAACAAGTATTGAGGAAATACAAACTAAAATCAAACGCCTCAATAGTAAAGCCGGGCAAATGAAAATGGATCTGCACGATTTAGCAGAAGGTTTGCCAACGGATTACACCCAACTAATGGACGTTGCGGCTGCAACTTATGAAATTTATCGTCAGCTAGATGAACTCAAGCAAGAGTTGAAGAAATTGGAGAATGCGAAATGA
- a CDS encoding NifX-associated nitrogen fixation protein → MTPENNLNGTAESVVSTSPFLKALVLQIRGQDAYGVYRSWADDLLLKGFVVTKQKKREISVQGEVDPVTISRIMSFFKAIAARIEQETGLISQVVLDLSHEGFGWALVFSGRLILTVKTLRDAHRFGFDSLEKLAEEGDRYVERGVDLANRYKEVSKL, encoded by the coding sequence ATGACACCAGAAAATAATTTAAATGGCACTGCTGAGAGTGTCGTTTCTACATCACCATTTTTGAAAGCATTAGTCTTACAAATTCGCGGACAAGATGCTTATGGAGTATATCGTAGCTGGGCTGATGATTTACTCCTAAAAGGCTTTGTTGTCACCAAACAAAAGAAACGGGAAATTTCCGTGCAAGGAGAAGTTGACCCGGTAACTATCTCGCGGATTATGTCCTTCTTTAAGGCGATCGCTGCCAGAATTGAACAAGAAACAGGCTTAATCTCCCAAGTTGTACTTGACTTAAGCCATGAAGGTTTTGGCTGGGCGTTAGTTTTTTCTGGTCGTCTGATACTGACAGTTAAAACCCTAAGAGATGCTCATCGTTTTGGTTTTGACTCTCTAGAAAAACTGGCGGAAGAAGGCGATAGATATGTCGAAAGAGGAGTTGATTTAGCTAATCGCTATAAAGAAGTAAGTAAGTTGTAA
- the nifX gene encoding nitrogen fixation protein NifX: MKIAFTTSDRIHINSHFGSAKEIDVYEINAEGYQFLETLNFEGELKEDGNEDKVAPKLAALADCAIVYVVAIGGTAAAKLIKKGVTPVKARSEEESISELLNKLVQTLKGNPPPWLRKALQPKTRNFADEIEDEATV, encoded by the coding sequence ATGAAAATTGCCTTTACCACTAGTGACAGAATTCATATTAATTCACACTTCGGTTCTGCTAAAGAAATTGATGTCTACGAAATTAATGCTGAAGGATATCAATTTTTAGAAACATTGAACTTTGAAGGCGAACTCAAAGAAGATGGCAACGAAGATAAAGTTGCACCAAAACTAGCAGCATTAGCTGACTGTGCCATTGTATATGTTGTGGCTATTGGTGGGACTGCTGCTGCTAAATTGATCAAAAAAGGTGTCACTCCTGTCAAGGCGCGTTCTGAAGAAGAAAGTATCAGCGAACTCTTAAATAAATTAGTCCAAACCTTGAAAGGTAATCCCCCTCCTTGGTTGCGGAAAGCGTTGCAACCAAAAACCAGAAATTTTGCTGATGAAATTGAAGATGAAGCAACAGTATGA